A window of Carassius gibelio isolate Cgi1373 ecotype wild population from Czech Republic chromosome A3, carGib1.2-hapl.c, whole genome shotgun sequence genomic DNA:
CGGCTAATGTGGAATTGCAAAAATTATTCGGGAGAGCGTATACAGATCATTGGGGAAACTAAAAATGAAATCCTGTTTATGTAAACACAGTGCCCTGCAATGACGAATTACCTGCCGCTCAAGTTATGTCACCATCACCTTAAACAAACTGTTCACTTTGAACAAGAACACATAGGctacagtttatatatatgtataacctCGGGGTAACATAAATAATAgtctataataatatattacttatattaaTTTGTTTCGTAAGGATTGACATACATCATATGATGTCATGGCGTCTACAATAGTAGACataccacatacccaagtggcctgggtcacatttgaaaagatcggatctgtgtcgttcagactgtcatgaaaagatcagatacaggtcgcataggggcaaaaaaTTATTGGGTCgattcagcctgcagtgtgaacgtagcccaTTGGGTATGTGGCcctgaatccgatacgtatccgatcttttgaaatgcgacctccgtctgaacagccaggccacatgtatccgcCCCGCACGCCATTGATGATACGCAacgtcataattctgcgttgaagtaggcggAAACGAGAAGATAAAACAACAAACCTTGGCGGAGGATGCTGCTGATCAGACCAATATAATGTAGAAAATGGGACACCACAAAGGAGTGTAGTTAGCCCAATTTTATTTGCTAGCTATATGGAAGAGAGGAAGAAATGGTGACTTTATTAAAAGGAAATTACAAAATGGAATTAATCAAGTTGAACAGTGGGGGACAAAATGGGGATTAAAGTTCTCAGTAGAAAAAACAAAGGTaatgatttttacaaataaaaagaaGGATAAGGAATGCAAGGTGGAAATGTATGGAACCGCTTTAGAGAAAGTAGAGTGTTTTAGATTCTTGGGAGTATATTTTGATACAAAACTAACATTGTATAGATGTTAATAATAAAAGGCTGCAGTAGGAGTATGGACTATATGTACAAAGATAGTTTTCAGATTTTTACAGATGGATCAAAGGATTTACAATCAGAGGCAACAGGATCTGCTGTATATATACCTGGTCATAAAGTGGGATTAAACAAATGAACATCTGACAGCTTAAGTGTGTATACAGTTGAGTTGTATGCAATATTACTAGCATTAGAATGGACTGAACAATCCGGATAGGACAACATTGTTATATGTAGTGATTCTGTTTCTGCCCTTATGAGCATAAAGTCTGGTGTGACTAGCAACCATCAGGAATTACTTTATGAGATTTTAATTACAAACTCAAGAATAAGTAGACAGGggaaaaacattacatatttatggGTACCAGCACATGTGGGCATACAAGGGAAATGAGAAAGTAGACAGACTGGAAAAAGAAGcaacaaaaaaaggaaatattgatgtcaaaattaaattatcaaaatcAGAAGGGAAGAGTTTAGTGTGGAAAAAGATAATTGAAAAATGGCAGCAACAGTGGGATAATGAAATCAAAGGGAGACATCTGAACATGATACAAAATAGGATAGGTATGGAAAGTAAGAAAGGGGGGAATAGGAAGGAACAAGTCATAATGAACAGACTGAGGATTGGACATTGCAAGTTAAACAAATTTGGGGTGACCGCTCTATTCAGGGCACTTATCGGAACCGGGCGGTTTACGAAAACATTTCCAgcgaaatatatattatttatatagtttaatatgtcagaaaaaatTTCAGTcatttctggggggggggggggggggtaatttaaCCCATATACACATAACCCTatctatatttgaaatatttgcttTCCAACAATAATTTAAGCAGGACACAAAATAAAGTAAGaagactaaaaaaatatataattaataatttactgtTGCTCCAGTATTGTTTACATTACTTTGGGCTCTGACCTCACACAATATTCAACAGAAAAGATCAAGGCGACAGCTGTGGTCGAAAGAAATCAAACACAGGTATCGATGAGTGAACAATGAAACCCGGAGCCCACTCTCACGCAAAGGTTTTCTCCCGTAACTTTCTATTATTCCTTCACTTTTAAAAGACCTAATATTGTGAACAAAACGTCTACTGTAAGCTCTTTCTGCGCTGTTACTTTTGTACCGAGTCTCAAACTGCGATCAAAACATCATTAAACATCCTGTGAGCTTCTTCATTACATGCGGCTCGTTAGAAAAGTCATCTTTGCCAAATCTACAGGCAGAGGTGCAACATCTTAAAAGTGCTTTCAAGTTCTCATTCATATAAATCACGGGTGATGAGGATGTATTGCTTAAAGATGTTTTTCTATAATGAAAAAAGAGGGATTCAAACAAACAATTCTAGCAATAAAACAAGTTATCAACTTCCAGTATTAACGAACCAGAGAAAACCACAGTGTtgagaatatttatttaaaacacctaGAAATACACTGAACTTGAAGTTAGTTTTTATATTGCCTATATGTGAGTGTAAGAAGTCTTGTTGTAATGTTaacctttatcttttttttttctttttttgcacgcCTACTGATTATTTTATGAACTGTTTATATTGTTATAGATTTTTTCTTGTCGTTGTTGTACTACAAGTTCATCAGTGTCATTTAGATGCAAGCTGGTTATTCGCTGATTGAACACTGTTTTCgaaattactgttattattatagcCTAATTATTAGTATAAGGagtattgttgttgttaaatattttaataatagttatatattattatattactattattttacattcatgcatttatcagacgcttttatccaaatgcgacttacagtgcattcaggttatacttttttttactagtaGCCTATGTGTGTTATTATGTAAAAACGAGGAGAAATTGCATTTCATTGCGCCATAGAGAAAGTGCGGTGAAGTCCAATGAGAGCGATTGTAGGAGGTTGCGTCATCAAGTGGCGTTAACAAAGCGTAAGGCATTACGTCTCAAACAGAAAGTGTTCTTCTGCTTCTGAACACATCCCGCAGGCATAAACCCCTTCTCGTTTGGAAACGTCAGCGACCTTGAAATACTTTGGAATCAggtaattattttgaaaattgcTTTATTTGGGGATTGCTGTATTGAAAATGTTCATTAAATTCATTTGTGTTTTAGACGAAAGTTTGTGTGCTGGTGTCAAGTGAGCTAAAGACgattaaagattaaatataaacatgtatgCTTTTCACTTCTTTTCTAGGTAGGCTACAAAATCTATTGgttttaaacgttttttttttttgttattcataaCAGACCAGATGAGATATGTTGTATAGTAGTCTATGGACATTAACTACAGCTAGAAAGTGAAAGTCGGATTGTACAGACCCGACACTGCGTTTTCCCTTTCCATATACTCCCGAATAAAATCCAGCAAACTCCACCATGTCCCTGCATCATTCCCTCGAGCGACACAGTAGAAAGCTAGTGCACGTATACAAAGATGAAACAAACTCAAATGTGGACATATATTTGTGTGATATTTGTAACTCTGCTGAGTCAATGCTCCGCTTGCAGATGGCTCGGCAGATACAGGATGGTGAACGCCGATTCTCTGACACTGATTGAGAAAATGGTAAGTAGTCTACGCTTTAAAAGCTTCATGATTTATTTGTGAATGTTCATCAGAAGACATTAGACCTCTGCGCAATACAACCACAGCCCTTTTCTACAAGGTCCTTAAAGCTCTCGACTATGTCTTGTTTTTGTCTTAGTAATGTAGTTGTTAATTAAAACCTTACAGAATGATTCACGACTATCTGGAAAACTGCACTAAACGTGTTTTAACATATTGAGGAATGCTGTCAGTTTAATCTGATTCgtccagcatttaaaaaaatacacagtaaATGTGTTTCCTTCATTATGTTACAACATCTTTGCTTCTCTCcatttatttttgtcacacttACTTTCAGAGATTTATTCAATAGTAATTGATACACTGTGGTTGATTGAAAAAGACGAATCAgtgattttaatgaattttatatataaaaaaggtttttttttaggtttatgtaaaaagtcttaattatgtttttatatgcatATGGATGAACAGCTATGAAACATATCAGAAATTACAAGTTGTACTCTGTCTTACAGGGTGGACATCCTGGGGCTGTTAAGGTGCGATTTCCAGGACACCTGTACAACTTGATTGGAGATGCTAAGGTTTGTAAACTTTTCTCTGTGATTGAATACAGAGGGCAAACATTTCATtccataaataaaacatatgctATCAAAATAAACAGGGAAAGTGATATCAGGATTTCATGACGTGAAAATCGTACAAAACGTGCATACATGACAACAGTGTTCATATGGGACCAGTTACCTACACAGCATTATATCTGTTACAGGTGGAGGACCAGGTGAGGTTTCTTGTCTTGAACTTAGATCAGATCATCAACCTCATGGATGCCAAAGAACACATGAATCCAGAGCAATGGAAACTAGTGGAATATTTCCTAAAAGACCTGCACAGGCAGTCATCTGAGCTCAAAGAATGTGTAAGTCTTGTCTGAAAGTTTTTGTGCTTAGGAGAAACTAATATCAGAATTCCATATGAATTGCGTATAATcctataatttaaataaaaggaTTGTCATAATAGTAAAAGAGCATGAATTTAGATTGAATGATTCCTTTCAATCTTTTAACCTCAAAACTGTTATATGAcattaatcataaaaatgttgATGTTCAAAAGAAAAGGCTAAATTAATAAGAGCAATTCAATAAATGCGTTatatgaaatgtcttttttttttgttacaactattttgtcatttatgttattttaccgcattgtttatattttgttgagatatatatatatatatatatatataattttgttttatgtaaaataattttctaaaaatatgtgaattcattttaaataagtaattttttaaataattttaaaagttttcgaattgcttgttttattcttattatttttcttcattattattttactttcttttatgtaaagcactttgaattaccatagtgtacgaaatgtgctatataaataaacttgccttgtttGCTTTTTATCAGGTGGCCCAATACCAAAAGCCGTCACATTTGGAGTCATATAAGAAAAAGATAACAAGGCACTTCAGGACTTTAAAGAAGAGTTTAAAGAAAGAAGTAAGTTTGattgtataatattatatcaCAACTTATTCCattgtttttatgtgattttatattCTTCAATTAGTTGATTGATTCTGTCATCAGCTATATTGTTCTTAGTGCCTTTATGAAGCATATTGTAGTTGTGATTCTGCAATGTTAATGTTACTTAATAATGAGTAAAGGAAATTATTTTCTTCCGTATAAAATGTAAAGTCAGTGATATACAGCTAAAGATGTTCCTCTTGTGTTTAAGAAATATAGTTCTCACGCATGGGAGCAGATCCGGAGAGCAGTGAAAACCCACCTTCAGAGGATGGAGATCATCGCAAACAATGCAAACAAGTCCCTGGCAAGAGTTTAACAGACAACCAATGACAGAAAAAATGTATGACTTGTGACACATTccataggataaaaaaaaatgctgcaaacAACGCCTTACGGacaaaaatgaaaacgaaaaaaaaatgttacaaatgtatttGTGTATTCAGATGTTTGTATTTAATTGCAATGAATGAAACCTAGAATGTAAATTAGAGTAGCTTATTTTGACTAATAGGCAGTGCTTTAATACAGTGTTTACCTTATGTGTTTCCTATGAAAACTTGAAGTTATCAGATCAAACAAGCTAATTATGTTTCTTGCAAATACATGTGAAAACTTTTCTGGTTTAGGTGAGAGTAAGCCTCTTTGCCTAAACTATACTCAGATATTTTGctaagtaaatgtaaaaatatgctatgcATTTCAGATCAAATGTATTAACTGTCAGTCAGCCGGCATGTTGGGTATATTTCATGATTGTTTTGagtatacttaaatatatttatttatttttgtgcacatttttttatatcttagtatatttattgttttcatatttaatgttatttatagttatttattgGCTCTAATTGTCATGAAACATTTTGTActttcaaataaaacaattactgAATCTGCTAAAGGTGTTAACATTGTTTTCTAAATCCAGTGAACTTCCACACACCAGTAAAGTTTACAATTCCTTGTAATTGTCTTACTTTGCCTTACTATATGGGTCTTCAGAGATTGTTCTTTGTaaactgtaaaaagtgttttctGTAATTCCTGTAATGCAAATGCTTCACTATAATGGACATCAAAAAGAAGCTCTTTTCGAAGGGGGTCGCCAAAGTCATAAAGCAAGTTACAGgcgcttctcaataaattagaatgtcgaggaaaagttaatttatttcagtaattcaactaacaTTGTGGcactcatgtattaaattaatttagtgcacacattattttggctcacatctcaacaaattagaatatgatttcatgctaatcagctaatcaactcaaaacaactgcaaaggtttcctgagacttcggaatggtctctgacaatcattgagaccattcacaaggagtgtaagtcacaaaaaatctgttcacagagtgctgtatgcaaacatgttaacagaaagttgagtggaacgaaaaagtgtggaagaaaaagatgcacaaccaactgagagaactgcagccttatgaggattgtcaagcaaactggattcaagaactttagagaacttcacaaggaatgcactgaggctggggtcaaggcgtcaagagccaccacacacaagtgtcaaggaatttgctgaaccacagaaaatgtcagaggcgtcttacatggactaaggagaagaagaaatggactgttgccattgttccaaaatcctcttttcaaatgagagcaagttttgtatttcatttggaaaccaaggtcctagagtctggaggaagggtggagaagctcatagcccaagttgcatgaagtccagtgttaagtttccacggtctgtgatgatttggggtgcaatgtcatctgctggtgatggtccattttgttttttgaaaaccaaagtcactccAACCATTTACCAAGAAACATTGGAGGACTTCACGTttctttctgctgaccagctttttgaatatgctgatttattattttcattttggtccaaaagcaccaaaagttggttaaatcaccatggtgttggtgtgcttgactggccagccctctcaccagacctgaaccccagagagaatctatgggctattgtcaagcgAAAAATGAGGagcaagagaccaaaaaaaatcacatccatgccacgctgaattgaggcagtaattaaaacaaaagtagcccctaccaagtattgagtacatgtacagtaaaggccaacaattcacttaatgttttattataattattattgttgttattattattggttttattaagtattctaatttgttaaaatagagaattggttggtttttgttaaatgtgagccaaaatcatcacaattaaaagtacaAAAGACTTACACTAATTcactctgtgtgcattgaatttatttaatacatgagtttcacaatttgagttgaactactgaaataaatgaacttttccacaacattctaatttattgagaattaCCTGtatatttgctgaaaaaaaatgatCTGTTATGTCAATGTAAATCAAAGCAtctgacatgtttttttgttgttgttgtttgttccacaaatgaaataaagtcatacaaggGAACATATTAAGCACTGTTAAATGAtgattgaattttcatttttgattaacTTTCAGTTCAAGCTTCCAATTCtatctttattaacaaaccaCTCAGCTACCCACTAGCTAGTTAAATAATACAAacacaagaaaattatatataaatatggtatggaaaaagtaagataaaaaaacaagaataaaacaaaatgtgcatGACAGTATACTATAGACTTAATAAATATTAAGATGAGCAGGAATGTACAAGAGaagaatgtgcaaacaggttgtagAGGGTATTTACATAGCAACAATAGaggtaaataaataacaaattaaaaaaaaatacatatattgctGTGTGCAAATAACATTAAGTAtcttattgataataataataagtgaggTGATgtagatgttaagaggctgggtTTGAGTtaaggagcctgatggcctgagTAAAGAAGATCCTCctaagtctctcagtttttgccatcaggctacagaagcacttaccagatggcagcaaaatgAAAAGACAGTTACCAGGGTGGTTAGAGTCCTTCATGATCTGAAAAGCTCTGCTTTTGCAGTGATTGGGGTAGATGTCCTGCAGTGAGGGAAGAGCAGACACTGAGATGCGCTCAGCTAATcccacaactctctgcagggctttgtaGTCTTGGTTGGAGCTATCCCCATACCACACTGAGCCACACTTTCTATGGCCCCTGAATAGAAGGTTTTCAGGATTGGCGAAACCCTGAATTTTCTCAGCTGTCGCAGaaggtacagtctttgcctgacTTTATTAACCCGAGTTTGGATGTGTCCATAAGGGGCAAACCTTAGATCTGGTTATCTCTCATGGATCATTCTTATCGCAGTTTTCTGTCAAGGATTTAGGATTGTCTGACCATTTTGCTATTCTTTTTAGTATGGAACTGTCGCATACTAACATTTACCCTTTCCGTACTGTAAATTATCGCAATTGGAAATCCATTGATTTCAATGACTTCTCTGCTTTTATTGAATCCTCGTTAAGTGGCCTTTATCAAACTTTATTAGACCCTCTGGAGGTCAACATCTCTCTGTTAAATAATGTTCTCTTGTCTGGTTTGGACTTATCTGCACCACTGAAATCCTGGTCTGTGGCCTTTGTACATTCTGCTCCCTGGTATAATGGTGAGCTGCGCTCTAGGAAGACAGCGTGTCGTAAGCTGGAGCGTAAGTGGCGTACCTCTGGCCTGAATGTTCATTATCAAGCTTGGAAAGACCACTTACTTGAATATAAGGCAGACAGATCTCAGTATTTCTCTCAgataattgataataatcaaaataaccccaaaaatatttttcataccATTAACAAACTGTTCAAAGGTAACAGCTCCTCCAATGTACCTGCCTCAGATCAGCTTTGTAATGGATTTATTGATCATTTTAGTTCCAAAATTGCTAATGCACGCAAATCCAATGCATCTGTTGCGTCTGCTTCTGCTCATAGTATCCCTAAATTTTCcaggactttttttttcaaattttagcTTACTTGATCCTGTCTCTCTGGGTAATGTGGTTTCACAATTGAAAGTTGCCACTTCCATAGTTGATCCAATACCCAACTGCctgtttaaatcatgttttgtATCACTATTCCCAGTCGTCTTGAGTATAATAAATGACTCACTGAACACGGGTGTTGTACCTGCTGCAATCAAAATTGCTGATTTTCTGCTGTAACACCTGTACCAAAAAAGCCCAACGTGGACTGGGTAAACATCAATAATTTTCGTTCAATCTCCAATTTGCCTTTTTTGGCTAAAGTACTTGAGCGAATTGTGGGCTCTCAGTTAATTACTCATCATATTTTGCACAATCTTTTTGAGCCCCTCCAATCTGGCTTCCGCAAACTGCACAGTACTGAAACAGCATTGGTTAAAGTCACCAATGATTTGTTAATTGCTGCTGACTCTGGCTCTTTGTCAATCCTGATTTTACTCGATCTCAGCGCAGCTTTTGACACTGTAGACCATTCTCTTTTACTCTCTGGATTGGAAAAAGTTTTTGGTGTTACTGACACTGCTTTAAATTGGTTCAAGTCTTATCTATCAGGTTGCAGGTCCAATATTGGCTCAGTGCAGTTTGGTGTTCCACAGGGTTCAGTTTTGAGTCCCTTACTTTTTAGTATGTACATTTTCCCCCTTTGGGCTATTTCTAAGATCCCTTGGTCTTAAGTTTCATTTTTACGCAGATGACACTCAGATTTATATTCACTCAAAACCTGGTGATAATTGGTGAAAACCTGTCTTTTTCAGTGGCTGAAAACTGATCAATACGTTTGTCTTTTCTGGaatagactactgtaatgctttgcTCACGGGGGTCTCGAAATCTACTTTAGGCAGATTGCAGTATGTTCAAAACGCAGCTGCCAGAGTCCTGACAAGTTCCAGGACAAGTGAGCACATCTCTCCAGTCTTGGAGTCCTTGCACTGGCTTCCGGTCAGGTTTCGCGTTGATTATAAAATTCGTATGCTTACCTACAAGGCCCTAAAAGGTTTAGCTCCAGAATATCTGACTGAACTTTTAACTGTCTACACCCCAATGTGTAATCTTCGTTCATCGGATTCTGGCTTTTTATGGCTTTTTTTATTCCTGTAACTCGTTTACGCTCTATGGGTGACTGGGCCTTCTCTtctttggcacctaaactctggaactcTCTTCCTACTGAAATCAGACAGGCTGAAACCcttagtatttttaaatgttctcttaAAACGTATTTTTTTCCGGTTAGCATTGTGATATGATTCTCTGATGGTCTAtctcaatgtatttttatttgttttttattgatttttttttctgtatgccttggtaaagcgctttgagatgtaacttttaaaggcgctatagaaaataaagtgtattattattattattattattattattattattattattattattatattaaggaAAATGTATATGATGATATAActctgttttaattgttttttaaataggctatataTTTAGCCTTTGACTCTGTGTTTTCAAGATGAGTGAACTGCGCTATTGCCATCCTATGAATCTCACTGCGTTTTCAAGGTGAGAAAAGGAACGCCCACCACTACTGACAGAGGCACGTCATTCTTTCATTTTCTCCTTCTGAAACTTCCAATAATAAAACCGCTCGGCTTCCCGCTCTGTCACCTGCTGAAGGGAATGCAAATGAAGTAGGGTaatttctttctatctttctttttttatttggagAACAATATATAGCCAGAGTCTTGCCATCCTAGTATAACATTTGCTCTGCGATCTACAGCTGTCAATACAAAACCACAATGAgaacttttttgtattttctgtggATTATCATATCTTCGTCCATATTTGTAGAATCTTTTATTCGGGAAAAGGAGAGAAGAGACATTTATCAAACAATTAAATTTCTGCATGAACTGGTAAGTcttacattaatatattaataaatatttgctaGATTTATTAGAGGAAAGTTGCGGgattaacaatataaaacaagGTGGAAAACAATTTTACATAATCTAGGGTTTTAtctatattttagaaatatagcTTTGTTCATcgttcattcattttattaccCGAATGTTAATTCATACAACTTGACCGTTAACATGTTAACAATGTTTTAGTAGCCTATAAATATTAAGATTAATATagctatatatttataatgagtTAAGTGTTAGCTTTTgatcaaaatatttttcattaccTACACTAATGGTTTAATGTTAACAAAAGCCTGGCAGTATAATAAGCCTGAATGTAGGATATTTAATGGCTGAAAATCGTAAACATCTTATCTTCTTCTTCCCAAAGGGTCATAAAGCATGTCCACGTGATGTTGAAAATGCGATGTCCGATCGGTTCACAAGTCTTCCCGATAAGGTAGGAGTAGTATATATAATACTGCTTCTGtcaagatgatttatgactttgacctttgaccttttgacaggttgaacttccggtaaccttatgatggatgggcggaacaaatgagatcaagggttaacctatgaccttcccacgcatcgatcatatggttttgacagaaagttttaccctattgacctaattagttctaaatcatggttttgacggctagtttaaacggaagatgaaagactccccacacatcgatcatgtgcttttgacagaaagttttaccctattgacctgttagttctaaattaaaacggtatatgaaagactccccaatcatcgatcatgtgcttttgacagaagttgtttgaagtctgtgccagataaattgtttgaactttgtgttagttagtttgtttgaagtctgtgccagataacttgtttgaagtttgtgtcagttagcttgtttgaagtctgtgccagataagttgtttgaagtttgtgtcagttagcttgtttgaagtttgtgtcagttatacggttatgtgtgtgtgtgtgtgtgtgtgagtgtgtgtgtggttatacgtcttctcccccctcccattacattcatgagcggtgtataaatggggtcggtgtgttctacaCGCATCG
This region includes:
- the ifnphi1 gene encoding interferon phi 1 isoform X7, encoding MKQTQMWTYICVIFVTLLSQCSACRWLGRYRMVNADSLTLIEKMGGHPGAVKVRFPGHLYNLIGDAKVEDQVRFLVLNLDQIINLMDAKEHMNPEQWKLVEYFLKDLHRQSSELKECVAQYQKPSHLESYKKKITRHFRTLKKSLKKEKYSSHAWEQIRRAVKTHLQRMEIIANNANKSLARV
- the ifnphi1 gene encoding interferon phi 1 isoform X4; amino-acid sequence: MKQTQMWTYICVIFVTLLSQCSACRWLGRYRMVNADSLTLIEKMGGHPGAVKVRFPGHLYNLIGDAKVEDQVRFLVLNLDQIINLMDAKEHMNPEQWKLVEYFLKDLHRQSSELKECVAQYQKPSHLESYKKKITRHFRTLKKSLKKEKYSSHAWEQIRRAVKTHLQRMEIIANNANKSLARV
- the ifnphi1 gene encoding interferon phi 1 isoform X12 codes for the protein MVNADSLTLIEKMGGHPGAVKVRFPGHLYNLIGDAKVEDQVRFLVLNLDQIINLMDAKEHMNPEQWKLVEYFLKDLHRQSSELKECVAQYQKPSHLESYKKKITRHFRTLKKSLKKEKYSSHAWEQIRRAVKTHLQRMEIIANNANKSLARV